The sequence TACTTCAATATCAATAATGAAGCTTTAACATTATTTACTAGTAATACTTCAcgtatttctgaaaaattttctaatgttCGTAATATAAGTCGACCTCATATAAGTTATGACAAAGGatgttcaaaaacaaaaaatagacGAGCTCGAGAAATCTCTGTAAAGCATTCTAAAGAGGAGCTATCGTTGGtgctaaaattaaaagaacaaaCATCTTCAGCAGATAATACTACGGATactatagaaaatttatttagtaccgaatatacaaataaagtattatcgATGTTTATGGACTTAGATTTAACAAAACGAACATATGAGACATTAAGGAACTATACTTACAATATGcatggaaataaattatatccaCCTTATTCTGCAATCGTAGAAGCTAAGAAAGCTTGTTACCCTGAGCATATCACTTGTTATAATAGTGGAGCGAAAGTTCATTTTATATCTTTGCTAGAACATACTATAAAACGGATTCTAATGACTTTAGGTAAAGAAGTATTAACAAATGCAAcgaaaagtttaatatttgtGGGCAAGTGGGGAATGGATGGAGCTTCAGGACAACAGACGACAAGACAAAAATGGAATTTTAGTGATGTCGACTCCACCGATCTCGAATCAAGCGATGATAATTCTGTTTATCAAAATACAGCCACTGACGCTtctgtatttatttgtaattttgtacCTCTGCAGCTAAGGACTAcaaaaaacgaaattttatGGTTTAACAAAAAACCTTTATCCGTGTTTTATTGTCGTCCAATAActttcaaatttcttaaagaaAGCGATAAAGTAACCGAGAAACATTACGAAAATATTTCAGCATtgctaaagaaaataaaaaatgataactTTGACTGTATGGAGATGGCTTTTGACGTAGCATTTGACATAAAATGTACCATGATAGATGGCAAAGTATGCAATGTTTTAACTAAACAAAAGGCTTCTTCTCGCTGCAACATTTGTGGAGTTAGTCCTAAAGATATTAATGATATGAATTTTGTCATAAAACTTCAGGGCAATACAGAGTTTTACCAATGGGGATATCCTATCTTACACACCTGGATTCGATCCatggaatatattttacatatttctTACAATCTAGATTTTAAGAAAGGATCAGCAAGAGGTTCagataaagatttgaaaaaagagagaaaatcgtTAGTTCAGCAGTCTTTAACGAGCAAACTTGGTTTAACGGTAGATGTAGTCGCAAGGTTCTGGAACAACTAACACAGGAAATgtggcacgttctttttttgccAAATCTAAAGcagtatctcaaattatcGGTGTAGACGAAGAGTTATTAATTAGAATGCATGTAATTCTACAAATTATATCTTGCACAAAAGAAGTTAATTTAaacgcatttaaaaaatattgcttgGAAACTGCTAAAAAATGCACAGAAATTTACCCATGGTATAAGATGCCACCTTCTGTGCATAAAGTGCTAATACATGGATGTGACATTATGAGGACATTTGATGGACCTATTGggtatttttcagaaaaagccCAGGAAtccaacaacaaaatatttcgccATGCTCGAGTTCGACATAGCAGAATGTATGAAAGAAGAAAGACGAATGAAGATATAATGGGATATCTTCCTGCCGATCGAGTGCATGCTAGTAGGCCGTTTTCAATTTCAGGGTTAGACTACGCTGATCAAATTCAGGTTCGTACAACGAAGGGTCGAGGATACAAGTCGTACAAGGGATACATCGTTGTCtttgtttgtttttccacCCGAGCGATACATTTGGAGCTGGTGAGCGATCTGATGACAGCCACTTTTATCAGTGTGTACCGTCGATTCGTTGGTAGACGAAGGGTGTACTATAAGCTCTACAGCAATAACGCCACCAACTTCCATGGAGCTGACAACGAGCTGAAGTCGATGTTCCAGCGGGCGTCGGATTTTTATCAGAAGGTTGCCTCAGTTCTTGCGAATGACAGAACGGAGTGGGTGTTCATTCCTCCTAGCAGTCCACATTACGGAGGTTTGTGGGAAGCCGGTGTGAAGTCCGTGAAGTACCACTTGAAGCGGGTCGTAGTTGAACACACTCTCATGTTCGAGGAGCTTTCGACAGCTCTCGTTGAGACAGAAGCGTGTCTTAATTCTCGTCCATTAGGGGCTTTGACTTCCGACATCGATAATCTTCATGCGTTGACACCCTTTCACTTTTTGACAGGAAGTGCCTCAGCGTTGATTCCTGATGCTGATTCGCCGGACGTGCCTCTGAATCGTTTGAGTCGCCTTCAGCTGCTCCAGCGGATACGCAATCAATTTTGGAATCGTTGGTCGTCGGAATACCTCCTCCATTTGCGGCAGCGAGAAAAGTGGAGGAATCCCACCGAGAATTTTTACATAGGTAGGCTCGTTCTTATCAAGGATGATCGTTATCCTCCATCCAAATGGCTGTTAGGACGAATCGTGGAGGTTCATCCAGGTCCAGATAATCTTGTCCCTGTGGTTACAGCGAAGACTGCTACCATTTCTCTTCGTCGTCATGTTGCTCGTCTCTGTCCGTTACATATCGAGGGAGAGGGTAAGAAGACTTGAATAAGTTCCAGGTAGTTAGTTCGTCTGTTAGACAAAGGCGGGCGGAATGTTTAGTTCATTTTTAATCAGTTAAGTAGTGTAGATGAGGGTTTGggtatttgaatttcgcgccgctgtGCGCTCTCCTTTGTGACGTTGAGCAGCACACGTGCATGCGTTGAAGCGCGCGACGCCAGTCCCGCTCAcgagcgcgcgaagggcccgcgcgcgctcactcCTATTAGGACTGCCAAGCGACTCGTACGTTTAGCTTTCTTGCGCTTTTCTACGTTTGCTTTGTAAAGTGAATTTGAGATCTGCCCTTCTAACTTCACTTCGTTCTGCATCAGTGTTTTGCGTTttgcggaaaattcgcgatcgcgtagttcgcgtgtgtgtgtgtgtgtctcgaGGCGTTAGGCTAAGTGTGCTTTGGGAAGATGCCTACGTTGTGGACGTGGTTCCTTCCAGGGCGAACGAGCTGCGGCAACAccttgttgccctcgtgccaagcatctggctccccgagacgtcAGGGCGCGCTTGGTATGCGGTTGCGTATCTTCtcgctccccaggcccggcttccagacctcagggaccaggacggaagcagcggcggatTACGGCGAGGCctgctcaacgccctcttTAGCGTCGACTTTTGCTTGCTGTTTTAgcggtaagagagctctctgTGCGTGCGAAAAAGGTGCCTCGCGTCTTTGCGTCTCTGCGTGCGTCTCTCTGTATCATTTTGTCTACTATAGtcacttttcttttctttaatttgtataatttcctttttgttattttcaataaagcttacacttgctgaggcttttccctctaaaccgtgagggtttttacgccacAGCAAGTGCCTTTTGTATACCGCG is a genomic window of Nasonia vitripennis strain AsymCx chromosome 5 unlocalized genomic scaffold, Nvit_psr_1.1 chr5_random0002, whole genome shotgun sequence containing:
- the LOC103318054 gene encoding uncharacterized protein LOC103318054 → MHRNLPMKKPRNPTTKYFAMLEFDIAEWLDYADQIQVRTTKGRGYKSYKGYIVVFVCFSTRAIHLELVSDLMTATFISVYRRFVGRRRVYYKLYSNNATNFHGADNELKSMFQRASDFYQKVASVLANDRTEWVFIPPSSPHYGGLWEAGVKSVKYHLKRVVVEHTLMFEELSTALVETEACLNSRPLGALTSDIDNLHALTPFHFLTGSASALIPDADSPDVPLNRLSRLQLLQRIRNQFWNRWSSEYLLHLRQREKWRNPTENFYIGRLVLIKDDRYPPSKWLLGRIVEVHPGPDNLVPVVTAKTATISLRRHVARLCPLHIEGEGKKT